The proteins below come from a single Sorghum bicolor cultivar BTx623 chromosome 4, Sorghum_bicolor_NCBIv3, whole genome shotgun sequence genomic window:
- the LOC8073782 gene encoding protein FAR1-RELATED SEQUENCE 5 produces MAEPDVACVLRSHRRISDDQKAEILEMQISGIRKHQIMDIVQKQYGGYDKVGYTMRDLYNFCHRNKLETVAAGDAQTVISYLTECKHRDPDFFFQYKTDGEGHLKGLIWCDCQCRLDYRAFGDVVVFDSTYKTNRYNLPLVPFVEVNHHGSTVLFACGIVAQETIESYVWLLSTLSDAMAQKHPVSVITDGDLAMQRAIRVVWPNSSHRLCICILSRTLCVICMMMVSRMILGVSFMIVAP; encoded by the coding sequence ATGGCGGAACCAGACGTTGCTTGTGTGCTGCGTTCACATAGAAGAATCAGCGATGATCAGAAAGCTGAGATTTTGGAGATGCAGATTTCTGGGATCCGCAAACACCAGATAATGGATATTGTGCAAAAGCAGTACGGTGGGTACGATAAGGTTGGATATACAATGAGGGACCTGTACAATTTCTGCCATCGCAATAAGCTGGAGACAGTTGCCGCTGGTGATGCTCAAACAGTCATCAGTTACCTGACAGAATGCAAACATAGAGATCCTGATTTCTTTTTCCAGTACAAGACTGATGGGGAAGGGCACCTGAAGGGACTGATCTGGTGTGACTGTCAATGTCGGCTTGATTACAGAGCATTTGGTGATGTCGTCGTATTTGATAGCACGTACAAAACGAACCGATACAACCTGCCTCTTGTTCCTTTTGTTGAAGTGAATCACCATGGCAGTACGGTTCTTTTTGCTTGTGGAATTGTTGCTCAGGAGACTATTGAGTCTTATGTGTGGCTGCTTAGCACTTTATCTGATGCCATGGCTCAGAAGCATCCGGTTTCCGTGATCACTGATGGAGACCTTGCTATGCAGAGAGCAATCAGGGTGGTGTGGCCAAATTCATCTCATAGGCTATGCATATGCATATTGAGCAGAACATTGTGCGTAATCTGCATGATGATGGTGTCAAGAATGATTTTAGGTGTTTCCTTTATGATTGTTGCTCCATAG